A region from the Triticum urartu cultivar G1812 chromosome 1, Tu2.1, whole genome shotgun sequence genome encodes:
- the LOC125541188 gene encoding proline-rich receptor-like protein kinase PERK8 isoform X2 translates to MAASAPAPSARSRALASAPAPATSRRPNATPAADAAAPSTSTSTTSPPPSSPPSAPPPKLAASPPPTPPAALPPPKPAPSTSTPPPTTTSPPSPPPKRPPAAAPPPTTTAPAPRPTPAAPAPRTEPTSPSPTASPPAHAPPHAKPSPPPSAGHHPQLPTPATAVDPANQHGRSPNKSSTQSAGERGKASATPSNNGGASNSVVIAVGAVLAFLVVTLIAAAVLYTKKRRRGRDDYRPGFRSPPYSSSELPPSVPSGGGSANAAMLSSADPSVHTNYSAGSPRLKACLSDMSVGNSRFFTYQEMYQITDGFSPRNLLGEGGFGSVYKGRLPEGKDVAVKQLRDGSGQGEREFQAEVEIISRVHHRHLVSLVGYCIANSQRLLVYDFVSNDTLHYHLHGQGRPVLEWLARVKIAAGAARGIAYLHEDCHPRIIHRDIKSSNILLDNNFDALVADFGLARLALDAVTHVTTRVMGTFGYMAPEYASSGKLTEKSDVFSFGVVLLELMTGRKPVDSSRPLGDESLVEWARPLLSRALETGKLEGLVDPRLERNFNEVEMFRMIESAAACIRHSSSKRPRMSQVVRVLDSLADIDLTNGVQPGQSELFNVANTADIRMFQQMVQGNQDDSSAFSQYSWISRSRADAEATSSNSRIL, encoded by the exons ATGGCGGCCTCGGCGCCGGCCCCTTCCGCACGCTCCCGGGCCCTCGCCTCCGCGCCCGCGCCGGCCACCTCCAGGCGCCCCAATGCCACTCCCGCAGCAGACGCCGCCGCgccctccacctccacctccacgacatcccctcctccttcctccccgCCGTCCGCTCCACCTCCAAagctcgccgcctcgccgccaccGACGCCGCCTGCCGCGCTCCCACCTCCAAAGCCCGCGCCTTCCACTTCCACGCCGCCTCCAACCACCACAAGCCCACCTTCCCCGCCTCCCAAGCGCCCCCCCGCCGCAGCGCCACCCCCAACAACCACGGCTCCTGCGCCAAGACCAACGCCGGCCGCTCCAGCTCCAAGAACCGAGCCGACCTCTCCCTCCCCCACTGCCTCGCCCCCCGCCCACGCCCCGCCGCACGCCAAGCCATCGCCCCCTCCCTCGGCCGGCCACCACCCGCAGCTGCCGACGCCGGCCACGGCCGTCGACCCGGCCAACCAGCACGGCAGGAGCCCCAACAAGTCCTCCACGCAGTCCGCCGGGGAGCGGGGCAAGGCCTCCGCCACGCCGAGCAACAACGGGGGGGCCAGCAACAGCGTCGTCATCGCCGTCGGCGCCGTGCTCGCCTTCCTGGTGGTCACCCTCATAGCGGCCGCCGTTCTCTACACCAAGAAGCGCCGGAGGGGGAGGGACGACTACCGCCCCGGGTTCAGGTCGCCGCCGTACTCTTCTTCAGAGCTACCACCCTCAG TTCCTTCGGGCGGCGGCTCGGCGAACGCGGCAATGTTGTCGTCGGCCGACCCCTCCGTCCACACCAACTACAGCGCCGGGAGCCCGAGACTGAAAGCGTGCCTGTCCGACATGAGCGTGGGCAACTCGCGCTTCTTCACGTACCAAGAAATGTACCAGATCACCGACGGCTTCTCGCCGCGCAATTTGCTCGGCGAAGGAGGGTTCGGGTCGGTGTACAAGGGCCGGCTGCCCGAAGGGAAAGACGTGGCTGTCAAGCAGCTGAGGGATGGCAGTGGGCAAGGGGAGCGCGAGTTCCAAGCCGAGGTGGAGATAATCAGTCGGGTGCATCACCGGCATTTGGTGTCTCTCGTGGGGTACTGCATTGCCAATAGCCAAAGGCTGCTCGTCTACGATTTCGTGTCGAATGACACCCTGCATTATCATCTCCACG GACAGGGAAGGCCTGTTTTAGAGTGGTTGGCTAGGGTTAAAATTGCTGCCGGTGCTGCTCGTGGAATAGCATACCTGCATGAAGATT GCCATCCAAGGATAATCCACCGAGACATCAAATCCTCAAACATTTTGTTGGATAATAACTTTGACGCACTG GTGGCCGATTTTGGTCTTGCAAGACTGGCTTTGGATGCTGTAACACATGTAACTACACGGGTTATGGGGACATTTGG ATACATGGCTCCAGAGTATGCATCGAGTGGCAAATTGACTGAGAAATCTGATGTGTTCTCTTTTGGTGTTGTACTTTTAGAGCTTATGACTGGTCGAAAGCCTGTTGATTCATCCAGACCATTGGGTGATGAGAGCCTTGTTGAGTGG GCTAGACCATTGCTTAGTCGAGCTCTTGAGACGGGAAAGCTGGAAGGGTTAGTCGACCCCAGGCTTGAGAGGAATTTCAATGAGGTCGAAATGTTTCGTATGATTGAGTCTGCAGCAGCCTGCATTCGACACTCGTCATCAAAGAGGCCCAGAATGAGCCAG GTGGTGCGGGTCCTCGATAGCTTAGCGGATATTGACCTAACAAACGGTGTCCAGCCAGGGCAAAGCGAGCTCTTCAACGTGGCAAACACCGCGGATATCAGGATGTTCCAGCAGATGGTGCAGGGCAACCAGGACGACAGTTCCGCCTTCAGCCAATATAGCTGGATCAGTCGCAGTAGGGCCGACGCCGAAGCGACCTCCTCAAACTCCCGGATCTTGTGA
- the LOC125541205 gene encoding uncharacterized protein At4g37920 yields the protein MTPDHAAAAIASLPYLAAAAAGTSTSTSGSLRRPRPCCSFPLRRPPPIYLTCAAFPYTPPPCAPAGDGQHMFRGLPQPRCSNVEAVGDVAAAAVPDDYTENTPSSSGYANGHMATASSHQEDHPSEGSAGKENHKATTANINQKMVKISDKLIGVFMVDKPTPTDWRKLLAFSREWDNIRPHFFKRCQERADAETNPEMKHGLLRLARKLKEVDEDVQRHNELFELVKSTPSGKIGDVVAKRRKDFTVEFFNHLYYVAESYKDEPAKQKELATLGNDCVDALQAHDDMSGSLQALNVAELKLKDILNSPSVDAACRKIDDLAEKKELDSALVLMLSKAWSAAKGTDITKSDAKDIMFHLYMTAVANLQRQMPKDIRILKHLIMIEDPAERLSALNDAFTPGPELQGENVDTLFTSPEVLHTWASAIIDAYYSSREGTLLGQARDLMNPKIIKRVEELVKTIKDQYL from the exons ATGACTCCCGACCACGCTGCTGCTGCTATCGCCTCCCTACCctacctcgccgccgccgccgccggcacctccacctccacctccggctCGCTCCGGCGACCCCGCCCCTGCTGCTCCTTCCCTCTCCGCCGCCCTCCGCCCATATACCTCACCTGCGCCGCCTTCCCTTACACCCCTCCTCCCTGCGCCCCCGCCGGCGATG GACAACACATGTTCCGTGGCCTTCCCCAGCCACGATGCTCCAACGTGGAAGCGGTCGGCGAcgtggcagcagcagcagtgcCCGACGATTACACAGAGAACACGCCATCAAGCAGTGGATACGCGAATGGCCATATGGCCACCGCTTCATCGCACCAAGAAGATCATCCTTCTGAAGGAAGCGCGGGCAAGGAGAACCACAAGGCTACTACAGCCAACATCAACCAAAAAATGGTCAAGATATCTGATAAGTTGATTGGCGTCTTCATGGTCGATAAGCCTACACCGACGGATTGGAGGAAATTGCTGGCGTTCAGCAGGGAGTGGGACAACATAAGGCCGCATTTTTTCAAGCGCTGCCAGGAGAGAGCAGATGCGGAAACAAATCCTGAGATGAAGCACGGCCTTCTCAGGCTGGCTAGAAAACTGAAAGAG GTAGACGAGGACGTACAAAGGCACAATGAACTATTTGAATTAGTGAAATCCACACCATCTGGCAAAATTGGTGATGTTGTTGCTAAGCGCCGTAAAGATTTCACGGTGGAGTTTTTCAACCACCTTTATTATGTCGCAGAGTCGTATAAGGATGAGCCTGCTAAGCAAAAAG AGTTGGCAACACTTGGAAATGATTGTGTGGATGCTCTGCAAGCTCATGATGACATGTCTGGCAGTCTTCAAGCGCTGAATGTTGCGGAACTAAAGCTAAAGGACATACTCAATTCACCTTCAGTGGACGCTGCATGCCGAAAGATCGATGACTTGGCTGAGAAGAAGGAACTAGACTCTGCGTTGGTGTTGATGCTTTCAAAAGCTTGGTCAGCTGCAAAGGGCACCGACATCACAAAATCGGAC GCAAAAGACATAATGTTCCATCTATACATGACTGCTGTGGCCAATCTCCAGAGGCAAATGCCAAAGGACATCAGAATACTGAAGCATCTTATAATGATTGAGGATCCAGCAGAACGTCTGAGTGCGTTGAATGACGCTTTTACTCCTGGTCCTGAACTTCAAGGCGAGAATGTCGATACCTTATTCAC GAGTCCTGAGGTGTTGCACACTTGGGCAAGCGCTATAATCGACGCATATTATAGCAGCAGGGAGGGCACTCTCCTTGGGCAGGCAAGGGACTTGATGAACCCTAAAATTATCAAGAGGGTTGAAGAGCTTGTGAAGACGATCAAGGATCAATACCTCTGA
- the LOC125541188 gene encoding proline-rich receptor-like protein kinase PERK8 isoform X1 gives MAASAPAPSARSRALASAPAPATSRRPNATPAADAAAPSTSTSTTSPPPSSPPSAPPPKLAASPPPTPPAALPPPKPAPSTSTPPPTTTSPPSPPPKRPPAAAPPPTTTAPAPRPTPAAPAPRTEPTSPSPTASPPAHAPPHAKPSPPPSAGHHPQLPTPATAVDPANQHGRSPNKSSTQSAGERGKASATPSNNGGASNSVVIAVGAVLAFLVVTLIAAAVLYTKKRRRGRDDYRPGFRSPPYSSSELPPSGSVPSGGGSANAAMLSSADPSVHTNYSAGSPRLKACLSDMSVGNSRFFTYQEMYQITDGFSPRNLLGEGGFGSVYKGRLPEGKDVAVKQLRDGSGQGEREFQAEVEIISRVHHRHLVSLVGYCIANSQRLLVYDFVSNDTLHYHLHGQGRPVLEWLARVKIAAGAARGIAYLHEDCHPRIIHRDIKSSNILLDNNFDALVADFGLARLALDAVTHVTTRVMGTFGYMAPEYASSGKLTEKSDVFSFGVVLLELMTGRKPVDSSRPLGDESLVEWARPLLSRALETGKLEGLVDPRLERNFNEVEMFRMIESAAACIRHSSSKRPRMSQVVRVLDSLADIDLTNGVQPGQSELFNVANTADIRMFQQMVQGNQDDSSAFSQYSWISRSRADAEATSSNSRIL, from the exons ATGGCGGCCTCGGCGCCGGCCCCTTCCGCACGCTCCCGGGCCCTCGCCTCCGCGCCCGCGCCGGCCACCTCCAGGCGCCCCAATGCCACTCCCGCAGCAGACGCCGCCGCgccctccacctccacctccacgacatcccctcctccttcctccccgCCGTCCGCTCCACCTCCAAagctcgccgcctcgccgccaccGACGCCGCCTGCCGCGCTCCCACCTCCAAAGCCCGCGCCTTCCACTTCCACGCCGCCTCCAACCACCACAAGCCCACCTTCCCCGCCTCCCAAGCGCCCCCCCGCCGCAGCGCCACCCCCAACAACCACGGCTCCTGCGCCAAGACCAACGCCGGCCGCTCCAGCTCCAAGAACCGAGCCGACCTCTCCCTCCCCCACTGCCTCGCCCCCCGCCCACGCCCCGCCGCACGCCAAGCCATCGCCCCCTCCCTCGGCCGGCCACCACCCGCAGCTGCCGACGCCGGCCACGGCCGTCGACCCGGCCAACCAGCACGGCAGGAGCCCCAACAAGTCCTCCACGCAGTCCGCCGGGGAGCGGGGCAAGGCCTCCGCCACGCCGAGCAACAACGGGGGGGCCAGCAACAGCGTCGTCATCGCCGTCGGCGCCGTGCTCGCCTTCCTGGTGGTCACCCTCATAGCGGCCGCCGTTCTCTACACCAAGAAGCGCCGGAGGGGGAGGGACGACTACCGCCCCGGGTTCAGGTCGCCGCCGTACTCTTCTTCAGAGCTACCACCCTCAGGTTCAG TTCCTTCGGGCGGCGGCTCGGCGAACGCGGCAATGTTGTCGTCGGCCGACCCCTCCGTCCACACCAACTACAGCGCCGGGAGCCCGAGACTGAAAGCGTGCCTGTCCGACATGAGCGTGGGCAACTCGCGCTTCTTCACGTACCAAGAAATGTACCAGATCACCGACGGCTTCTCGCCGCGCAATTTGCTCGGCGAAGGAGGGTTCGGGTCGGTGTACAAGGGCCGGCTGCCCGAAGGGAAAGACGTGGCTGTCAAGCAGCTGAGGGATGGCAGTGGGCAAGGGGAGCGCGAGTTCCAAGCCGAGGTGGAGATAATCAGTCGGGTGCATCACCGGCATTTGGTGTCTCTCGTGGGGTACTGCATTGCCAATAGCCAAAGGCTGCTCGTCTACGATTTCGTGTCGAATGACACCCTGCATTATCATCTCCACG GACAGGGAAGGCCTGTTTTAGAGTGGTTGGCTAGGGTTAAAATTGCTGCCGGTGCTGCTCGTGGAATAGCATACCTGCATGAAGATT GCCATCCAAGGATAATCCACCGAGACATCAAATCCTCAAACATTTTGTTGGATAATAACTTTGACGCACTG GTGGCCGATTTTGGTCTTGCAAGACTGGCTTTGGATGCTGTAACACATGTAACTACACGGGTTATGGGGACATTTGG ATACATGGCTCCAGAGTATGCATCGAGTGGCAAATTGACTGAGAAATCTGATGTGTTCTCTTTTGGTGTTGTACTTTTAGAGCTTATGACTGGTCGAAAGCCTGTTGATTCATCCAGACCATTGGGTGATGAGAGCCTTGTTGAGTGG GCTAGACCATTGCTTAGTCGAGCTCTTGAGACGGGAAAGCTGGAAGGGTTAGTCGACCCCAGGCTTGAGAGGAATTTCAATGAGGTCGAAATGTTTCGTATGATTGAGTCTGCAGCAGCCTGCATTCGACACTCGTCATCAAAGAGGCCCAGAATGAGCCAG GTGGTGCGGGTCCTCGATAGCTTAGCGGATATTGACCTAACAAACGGTGTCCAGCCAGGGCAAAGCGAGCTCTTCAACGTGGCAAACACCGCGGATATCAGGATGTTCCAGCAGATGGTGCAGGGCAACCAGGACGACAGTTCCGCCTTCAGCCAATATAGCTGGATCAGTCGCAGTAGGGCCGACGCCGAAGCGACCTCCTCAAACTCCCGGATCTTGTGA